From Salipiger profundus, a single genomic window includes:
- a CDS encoding DUF2927 domain-containing protein: MRRLLAALCLTLAGCMPAPGPDTASRAAVMVGPVTPLPGMKHFASAQPTAPVVSNADLARDVLDLAFSLESGRALETFSRFEGPITLRVTGDAPPTLGPDLAQLLHRLRTEAGIDISRVTAPEANITLVGVPRAEIRRNLPQAACFVVPNASSLPEYLRARRSPAVSWSSVRERQRVAVFLPADAAPQELRDCLHEEIAQALGPLNDLYRLPDSIFNDDNVHTVLTGYDMTVLRAFYDPALRSGLSRAEVAARLPAVLSRVNPGGANLPARHLPETSRDWIAAIQAALGPGATAGERQAAAARALRIAQRAGWRDHRLGFSHYAMGRMLQGTDTEAARAEFLRADGALAQAPGTGLHRAYVAAQLAAYAVHDSRPEDALRLIGPHLETAARHENAALLSTLMLMRAEALGLEGRHSEARRVRLDSLGWARYGFGPDWAVHAKLREIAALNPLKGS; the protein is encoded by the coding sequence ATGCGACGGCTTCTCGCGGCGCTCTGTCTCACCCTCGCGGGATGCATGCCGGCACCGGGGCCGGACACGGCCTCGCGCGCCGCGGTGATGGTCGGGCCGGTCACGCCGCTGCCCGGGATGAAGCATTTCGCAAGTGCGCAGCCGACCGCGCCGGTCGTGTCGAACGCGGACCTTGCACGTGACGTGCTCGACCTTGCCTTCAGTCTCGAATCCGGCCGCGCCCTCGAGACCTTTTCGCGCTTCGAGGGGCCGATCACCCTGCGCGTCACCGGCGACGCGCCGCCGACTCTCGGGCCGGATCTCGCGCAGCTGCTGCACCGGCTCCGGACGGAAGCCGGCATCGACATCTCGCGGGTGACGGCGCCCGAGGCCAACATCACCCTCGTCGGCGTGCCGCGCGCCGAGATCCGCCGCAATCTGCCGCAGGCCGCCTGTTTCGTGGTGCCGAACGCCTCGTCGCTGCCCGAGTACCTGCGCGCGCGCCGAAGCCCCGCCGTGAGCTGGAGCAGCGTGCGCGAACGGCAGCGCGTCGCGGTGTTCCTGCCGGCGGATGCCGCCCCGCAGGAGCTGCGCGACTGCCTTCACGAGGAGATCGCTCAGGCGCTCGGCCCGCTCAACGACCTCTACCGCCTGCCCGACAGCATCTTCAACGACGACAACGTGCACACCGTGCTTACCGGCTACGACATGACGGTGCTACGGGCCTTCTACGATCCGGCGCTGCGCTCGGGCCTGTCGCGGGCGGAGGTCGCCGCGCGGCTGCCCGCGGTCCTTTCCCGGGTCAATCCAGGCGGAGCCAACCTGCCCGCCCGCCACCTGCCGGAGACGTCGCGGGACTGGATCGCGGCGATCCAGGCGGCGCTCGGTCCCGGTGCCACGGCGGGAGAGCGACAGGCCGCCGCCGCGCGGGCGCTGCGCATCGCGCAACGGGCCGGCTGGCGCGACCATCGGCTCGGGTTTTCGCATTACGCCATGGGCCGCATGCTGCAGGGCACCGACACCGAGGCCGCCCGTGCAGAGTTCCTGCGGGCCGACGGCGCGCTGGCGCAGGCGCCCGGCACAGGGCTGCACCGCGCCTATGTCGCCGCGCAGCTGGCGGCCTATGCGGTGCACGACAGCCGCCCCGAGGACGCGCTGCGGCTGATCGGCCCGCATCTCGAGACCGCAGCCCGCCACGAGAACGCCGCCCTTCTGTCGACGCTCATGCTGATGCGCGCCGAGGCGCTGGGGCTCGAGGGTCGCCATTCCGAGGCGCGCCGCGTGCGGCTGGACTCCCTGGGCTGGGCACGATACGGCTTCGGCCCGGACTGGGCCGTGCACGCGAAACTGCGGGAGATCGCCGCGCTCAATCCGCTCAAGGGGAGCTAG
- a CDS encoding GNAT family N-acetyltransferase has product MSNSDVTVRPLTEADKPGWHALWKAYLTFYETSVPDEVYETTFARLIGDDAQDYNALVAESDGKLVGLTHYLFHRHCWRIENVCYLQDLYAAPEVRGKGVGRALIEGVYAAADAAGAPSVYWMTQEFNHTARQLYDRIGTLTPFIKYQRP; this is encoded by the coding sequence ATGTCCAATTCCGATGTCACCGTTCGCCCTCTCACCGAAGCGGACAAGCCGGGCTGGCACGCCCTCTGGAAGGCCTATCTCACCTTCTACGAGACCAGCGTTCCGGACGAGGTCTACGAGACCACCTTCGCCCGGCTGATCGGTGACGACGCGCAGGACTACAACGCGCTCGTCGCCGAGAGCGACGGCAAGCTTGTCGGCCTCACGCATTACCTGTTCCACCGGCACTGCTGGCGGATCGAGAACGTGTGCTATCTTCAGGACCTCTACGCCGCACCCGAGGTTCGCGGCAAGGGCGTCGGGCGGGCGCTGATCGAGGGGGTCTATGCTGCCGCCGATGCGGCCGGGGCTCCTTCGGTCTACTGGATGACGCAGGAATTCAACCACACCGCGCGCCAGCTTTACGACCGGATCGGCACGCTCACCCCCTTCATCAAGTACCAACGGCCCTGA
- a CDS encoding apolipoprotein acyltransferase encodes MIVIAAVLIGAILGGLTARRRKGNAADIAQFVLVYAIAFGIAGLIVTIVIEKLAT; translated from the coding sequence ATGATCGTCATTGCAGCCGTGCTGATCGGGGCCATTCTGGGCGGGCTGACCGCCCGGCGGCGCAAGGGCAACGCCGCCGACATCGCGCAGTTCGTCCTGGTCTATGCCATCGCCTTCGGCATCGCGGGCCTCATCGTCACCATCGTGATCGAGAAGCTGGCGACCTGA